The sequence below is a genomic window from Deltaproteobacteria bacterium.
ATATCCATTGATCACCTTAGCTACGTCACTACCTTTAACGTAAACCCTTGAACCCGGTTTGCTAACTCTTTTTATTCCTTCTACGACGCTGTTTTTCTGATCATCATATTTGAGAGCGATCTTCAAAATGCCCTGCTTATTATCTTTCTCTATCTTGTAGCCCTTAATGTAACCTTCACTTTTCAGGACCTTTGCAATTTCCGTTTTCAACTTTGAAGCGGGAATTTCTGCAACATCTTTTTTTACCATTGTTGCGTTTCTTATCCTGGTCAACATATCAGCTAAAGGATCTGTCATTGCCATATCTAACTCCTTAACCTTCTCACCAACTCGATTTAATCATTCCAGGAATAACACCCTTAAGAGACATTTCTCTCAGGCAAATCCTGCACATATCAAATTTTCTGTAATAACCTCTTGGTCTTCCACAAACAGGACACCTGTTGTATTCACGCACCTTGAATTTAGCAGGTTTCTTATTTTTCTCTACCAATGCTTTTCTTGCCAAAGTCTCCTCCTTATTTTTTGAAAGGCATGCCGAGTTGAGTCAATAAGGATCGACCCTCTTCATCAGTACCACCAGTCGTCACTATTGTTATATTCAGACCTTTTACCTTGTCTACTTTATCGATATCGATATCCGGGAATATGATATGCTCTTTTATTCCCAGCGTATAATTGCCTCTTCCATCAAATCCTTTTTTGGGCAAGCCCCTAAAATCTCTAATCCTTGGGATGGCCGCTCCAATAAGCTTATCAAAAAAAGCATACATATTATCACCCCTTAGAGTAACACAACAACCGATAGGCATTCCTTCTCTTAGCTTAAAACCTGCTATGGACTTCTTCGCTCTTGTTATTACAGGTCTCTGGCCTGCAATCAATGCCATCTCTTCCGCTGCGGCATCTAGCACTTTTATGTTCTGAACTGCCTCGCCCACTCCAATATTAAGCACGATCTTTTCAAGCTTTGGAACTTGATGTTTATTCTTATAACCAAACTCTTTAATAAGCTTAGGCTCAATTTCCTTACTATAGGTTTCTTTTAAACTCGCCATCTTCTATGCTCCTACCTGTCTATAATCTCGCCACATTTAGCGCAAGCCCTTACTTTATTACCGTTGTCAAGAATCTTCTTCATGATTTTAACAGGAGCATCGCACTTCTGGCAAAGATAACTTACATTTGAAACATGTATTGGCGATTCCTTCTCCATTATGCCACCGCCACCCTGAGAATCCTGGCGAAGGTGCCTTTTTACTATATTGACCTTCTCTACGAGCACCTTCTGACGAACGTTTACAATCTGGATAATTTTACCTCGCTTACCCCGATCTTTTCCCGTTGTCACGACAACGGTGTCACCTTTTTTCAAACCTAAATTAGCTTGCAACATCTTTTCTCCTCCCTATAAAACTTCAGGGGCCAATGATACAATTTTCATAAACTTCCTGGCTCTAAGCTCCCTCGCTACAGGGCCAAAAATCCTCGTTCCGACAGGTTCCATATTCTTATCGATAATGACTGCGGCATTATCATCAAAACGTATGAATGAGCCATCAGGTCTACCGATTTCCTTAACTGTTCTCACAATAACCGCTTTATGTACATCACCTTTTTTGACCTTTGCGTTAGGTATTGATTCTCTCACAGAGACCACAATAACATCGCCGATTTTTGCAGTTTTTCTTTTAGAGCCACCCAGAACTTTGAAGCAGTAAACCTTTTTTGCTCCAGAATTATCAGCGACATTCAAAATAGTTTGCATCTGTATCATTTTATAAACTCCGCTAAGAAATTACTTAGACTGCTTTTTCTATAATATCTTTCAACAACCAGCGTTTGTCTTTACTGATCGGTCTGCATTCCTGAATTAAAACCTTATCTCCCGCAGCAGCCGTATTATTAACATCATGAACCTTGTACTTAGCCGTTCTTCTGAGCTGCTTATTATACTTAGGGTGTCTAAACTGTCTCTCTACAGCAACAACGGCAGTACCTTCCATCTTGTCACTGATTACTGTCCCGATGAGGGTTCTTCTGTTTACTGTATCAGTCATGCCTCACTCGATCCTTCCTTGGCCAATCTTTCTTTTCTAAGGGTATTAACTCTTGCAATATCTCTTCGTAGTTCTTTTAATCTTGCTGTATTTTCAAGCTTGCCTATAGCATGCTGAAAGTTCAAATTAAAAAGTTCTTCCCGAAAATCCGTTTCCTTTTGATTGAGTTCCTCAAGAGCCAATTCTCTTAGTTCACTGCTTTTCATTTTTGACTCTCCCTCGACACAAATCTCGTTGCCACAGGCAACTTGTGAGCCGCCAGTCTAAGAGCTTCCCTGGCAACACTCTCTTCAACACCTTCCATTTCATAGAGAATCACACCCGGCTTAATTACTGCAACCCAACCCTCTGGAGAACCTTTACCTTTTCCCATTCGGGTTTCGGCCGGCTTTGATGTAACCGGTTTATCAGGAAATGCTCTGACCCAAACCTTACCACCTCTTTTTATATGTCTCGTCATAGCAATCCTGGCAGCCTCAATCTGCCTCGAAGTGATCCAACCGCATTCAGTTGCCTGCAGTCCAAAATCTCCAAAATTGAGGGCGCAGCCTCTAAAGGGTTTTCCGGTCATTCTCCCCTTCATCTGCTTTCTGTATTTTACTTTCTTGGGCATTAACATTTTTATCTACACCTCAAGTATCTTTTCTTCTCTTTTTTCAAGAACTTCGCCCTTAAATATCCAGACCTTAACACCGATGATTCCGTAAGTTGTTTTAGCCTCGGCAAAACCGTAATCAATATCTGCTCTCAGGGTATGGAGAGGAACTCTTCCCTCCCTGTACCATTCAGTTCTGGACATTTCGTGCCCACCCAGTCTACCGGCACAAGAGATTTTAATACCCTTTGCACCAAGTTTCATAGCAGAGGTTACGGACTTCTTCATGGCTCTCCTATGGTGAACTCGTCTCTCCATTTGAAGGGCTACATTCTCGGCCACAAGCTGAGCATCAATTTCAGCTTTTCTAACCTCATTTATGTTAATAAAAATTTCCTTATCGGTAAAATGCTTGATTTCATTCCTGAGTGCATCGATTTCAGATCCTTTCTTACCAATAACAAGACCCGGACGAGCACTATGAATGTTAACTCTCATTTTGTTAGCCGTTCTTTCAATTTCAATCCTAGAAACGCCGGCATGATTAAGTTTCTTTTTAAGGAAGGTTCTGATTTTCAGATCCTCATGAATCAAATTAGAATAACCTTTTTTGGCATACCATCTGGAATCCCAATCCTTAATTACTCCCAGTCTAAAACCGACAGGATTTACTTTCTGCCCCAAATCTAACCTCCTATTCTACCGCTTCAGCGAGGACAACAGTGATATGACTAGTCCTCTTCAATATCTGAGTTGCTCTACCCATTGCTCTTGGCATAAATCTTTTTATCGTTGGACCTTCATTAACAAATGTACTCTTGACAAAGAGCTTGTCGGGATCATTTACACCCTGCTGCTCAGCATTAGCCACTGCAGATCTGACGATCTTAGAAACCATGGGCGCTGCTTTTTTATCAGTGAAACTCAATGTCCTTAATACTTCACCAACTTCCTTCCCTCTAATCGTGTTAACTATGAGCCTTGCCTTTCTCGGCGAAATCCTCGCATACCTTAAAACTGCTTTTGCTTCCATCATCCTGGCTCCGATACCCTATTTCATTTTCGCCTTTTTACCGCCAATATGACCGTAAAAAGTTCTTGTTGATGCAAATTCGCCAAGCTTGTGACCAACCATATTCTCCGTAATATAAACGGGTACGAACTTCTTTCCGTTATGAACAGCGAATGTTATACCAATAAAATCAGGCGTTATAGTTGATCTTCTTGACCAAGTCTTAATCATCTGCTTGCTGCCGCTTTCCTGTGCCGACGCCACTTTCCGAAGAAGGCTATCTTCAACATAGGGTCCTTTTTTAATTGATCGCGCCACTGCTATCTCCTTATAAAGCTATTTCTTACGCTTTCTTACAATAAATCTATCTGAACGACTATTACTTCTCGTCTTGTAACCTTTCGTCGGTACACCCCAGGGTGAAACTGGATGACGTCCACCGGAAGACTTACCCTCCCCACCACCATGCGGATGATCAACGGGGTTCATGGCAACCCCTCTTACCGTAGGCCTTACACCTAACCATCTCTTTCTGCCGGCCTTTCCAAGGCTGACATTTGAATGATCACTATTGCCTACTTCGCCGACCGTCGCATAACAATCTTCCAGAATCATCCTCACTTCTGTTGATGGCAATCTAACCTGTGCATAACGGCCATCTTTGGCCATTAATTGTGCCGAATTCCCCGCACTTCTTACTATTTGCCCACCCTTGCCTCTCTTCATTTCTATATTATGTATAAGCGTGCCAAGAGGAATATTCTTTATTGGAAGCGCATTACCAGGCTTAATATCAGCATCAGGGCCGGACACTACAGTATCTCCAATGTTGATATCCTTAGGTGCCAGGATATACCTTTTTTCACCGTCAGCATAATGAAGCAACGCGATACGCGCCGTTCTGTTGGGATCGTACTCTATCGAAGCCACAGTGGAAGGAATTCCTTCTTTATCTCTTTTAAAATCAATTACTCTATAGCGTCTCTTATGTCCGCCACCGGCATGTCTTCTCGTAATCCTGCCGTCAGAATTTCTGCCACCCGTTTTTTTAAGTTTCTCAACGAGCCCTTTTTCAGGTTTTGTCCTGCTCACCTCATCAAAAGTGAGACAACTCTTATGCCTTACTCCAGGTGATGTTGGTTTATATAGTTTTAGAGCCATTTTAACTCATATCCTCCTAAATTACACACCCTCGAAAATTTCGATGCTTTCGCCTGCCTTAAGTGCGACGTATGCCTTTTTCCAATTGGATCTCTTTCCCATCACGGAACGGCTGCGTTTTCTTTTTCCGGCAACCTGTACTGTTCTAACACTATCCACTTTTACTTTAAAGACAGTTTCAACAGACTTTTTAATTTCGCATTTATTAGCATCCCGATCAACAACAAAGGAAACAACATTTCCCGCCTCTTTCGCTATTGTCGTTTTTTCTGTAATGATCGGGCTTTTTAATATGTGACCGTAGCTTTTCATCAGCCTAACACCTCTTCAATCTTGCCGACCGATTCCTTCGTCATAAAGAGCTTATCATGTTTAAGCAAATCATAAACATTGATCCCTTCGCTCTTCATAACCTTAAAACCTCTTACGTTCCTTGAAGAAAGATCGACATTTCTATTTTCTTCGTCTAATACGATAAGAGCCCTCTCTGCCTCAAAAGTCTTCATAACCTGCACAAACTCTTTCGTCTTGCTATGCGTTAATTCGAATTTATCAAGAACCACCAGCATACCGTCTTTTAATTTCATTGACAACGCTGACCTGAGTGCAGCTCTTTTCGTTTTTTTGTTAATACCTAGATTGAAAGTCTTGGCCTGAGGACCGAATGCAGTCCCTCCACCGACCCAAATGGGTGAACTTGATGTACCTGCACGAGCTCTTCCCGTGCCCTTTTGTTTCCAGGGCTTGGCCCCGCCGCCTCTTACATGGGAACGACCTTTTGTCTGCGCATTGCCGCCTCTCCTGTTCATCAGTTGCAGCCTGACTACAGAATGCATAATTTCCGGCCTCACATCAGAGTCAAAAACTTTTGCAGACAATTCAATATTGCCGATTTTTTTATTATTCAGATCTACTACATCTATAGAAGCCATGGATTATCCCTTTTTAACAGCCTTTTTAATTACAAGCAATCCTTTGTTGTGACCCGGCACAGCACCTTTTATAAGAAGGATATTTTCTTCCGCTCTAACTTTTGCAATAGAGAGATTTTGAACGGTGACCCGTTCGCCACCCATCCTGCCTGCCATTTTCTTACCTTTAAAGACCCTTGAAGGAGTTGCTGAACACCCAATGGAACCAGGCTTTCTGTGGATCTTCTCAGCGCCATGACTGGCACGAGCGCCACCGAACCCCCAGCGCTTCATGACACCAGCCATTCCCTTACCTTTACTGGTACCGGTAACATCAACAACATCACCATCAGAAAAAATATCAACAGTAATGTTCTGACCAATTTCGAAACCGTCAACATCTTCCACTCTTAATTCCCTAAGGTACCTTTGGGGAGCCACCTTTGTCTTGTTAAAGTGACCTTTTTCCGGCTTACCGACCAGGTTAGAACGTTTTTCAAGAAATCCCAGCTGAACCGCACTGTAGCCATCGTTCTCTACATTTTTTTTCTGAACGACTGCACAGGGTCCGGCCTCTACAACAGTCACAGGAACCAACTCGCCATCGTCCGTTATAATCTGGGTCATTCCCAGTTTTCTTCCAATAATGCCTTCCTTCATTGCTTTAGCTCCGATTGAAACCTTTTCTCTTTAAGGATTTAGCTTAATTTCTACATCAACGCCAGCAGACAAATCGAGCTTCATTAAGGCATCAACCGTATGCTGTGTCGGCTCAAGAATATCGAGAAGCCTCTTGTGAGTCCTGATCTCGAATTGCTCTCTAGACTTCTTGTCTATGAATGGAGAACGGTTAACACAATACTTATTGATTTCTGTTGGCAGCGGAATGGGGCCGGCAATTTTAGCACCCGTTCTTTTCGCCGTATCTACTATTTCCACAACAGATTGATCTAAAAGCTTATAATCATAAGCTCTCAGCCTGATTCTAATTTTCTGGCTCTCCATTTCTATCCCTTCACCTTACTCAATAATCTCGCTTACAACACCGGCGCCGACCGTTCTACCGCCTTCCCTGATAGCAAATCTCAATTCTTTATCCATCGCAATGGGGGTAATCAGTACCACCTCTACCGATACGTTGTCACCTGGCATTACCATCTCAACGCCGTCAGGAAGCGTTACCACACCGGTAACGTCAGTTGTTCTGAAGTAGAACTGAGGCCTGTAACCGTTAAAAAACGGGGTATGCCTCCCACCCTCTTCCTTCGTTAGAATATAGGCTTCTCCCTTGAATTTGGTATGAGGCGTAATGCTGCCGGGCTTGGCCAGAACCTGTCCTCTTTCTACCTCTTCGCGCTTGACGCCTCTGATCAGTGCACCGATATTATCACCGGCTTCACCACGGTCAAGAAGTTTTCTAAACATCTCAACACCGGTAACAACTGTCTTCTGTGTCTCCTTCATCCCCACAATCTCAACTTCTTCATTCACGTTGATAACACCGCTCTCAACTCTTCCCGTCACAACGGTACCCCTGCCGGAAATACTGAACACATCTTCAACAGGCATGAGGAAGGGCTTGTCTATATCACGCTCAGGCTGAGGAATATAGCTGTCCACGTTTGCCATCAAATCAAGTATAGGCTTGCACTTGGGGCAATCTTCCTTGCCGCAGCCACATTCGAGCGCCTGAAGGGCGCTGCCCGCTACCACAGGAATATCATCACCCGGGAATTCATACTTGCTTAGAAGTTCTCTTACCTCTAGCTCAACGAGTTCCATCAGCTCCTCATCATCAACCATATCCGCCTTATTTAGGAATACGGTGATTGCCGGAACGCCGACCTGCCTTGCCAGCAGAATATGCTCTCTTGTCTGCGGCATGGGTCCGTCTGCTGCACTTACAACCAGAATCGCTCCGTCCATCTGGGCCGCACCGGTTATCATGTTCTTTACATAGTCGGCATGTCCGGGACAATCGACATGGGCATAATGTCTGTCAGACGTCTCATACTCAACATGAGCCGTTGCTATCGTTATCCCCCTCTCCCTTTCTTCAGGGGCATTATCTATCTGGTCATACCCTTTAAATTCTGCTCCGCCACCGGCTGACAATACACGCGTAATTGCCGCCGTTAATGTTGTCTTTCCATGGTCAACGTGACCAATGGTTCCCACGTTACAATGGGGCTTCGTCCTCTCAAACTTTTCCTTAGCCATCTATCAAGTACCTCCTAAAGATATACCTTGTTTACTAACCCTTTGCCTTTGCTGCAATCTCGTCAGCAATACTTCCGGGAACCTGTTCATAATGATCGAACTGCATAGTGTAAGTCGCCCTACCCTGTGTTGCAGACCTTAAATCTGTTGAATAACCGAACATTTCAGCGAGTGGAACCTGAGACTTTACAGCCTGCATACCGCCCCTTGCCTCCATAGACTGAATCCTGCCACGCCTGGAATTAAGATCCCCTATAACGTCACCCATAAAATCTTCGGGAACAATAACCTCTACATCCATAATCGGCTCAAGAAGAACGGGACCCGCCTTGACGGCACCCTCCTTAAACCCCATAGAACCGGCAATCTTAAATGCCATTTCAGATGAATCCACATCATGATAAGATCCATCATAAAGAGTGACCTTAACATCAACAACGGGGTAACCGGCTTTAACACCGTTTTCCAAAGCACCTTCAACACCCTTACCGACGGCAGGGATATATTCGGCAGGAACGACACCACCCTTAATCTTATTAACAAACTCAAAGCCGCCACCAGCTTCATTGGGTTCTATCCTAAGCCACACATGGCCGTATTGTCCACGACCACCGGACTGCCTGACAAACTTGCCTTCGGCATCAACCGACTTGGTTATAGTCTCCCGATAGGCTACCTGAGGCTTACCAACATTAGCCTCAACCTTAAACTCTCTCAACATACGGTCAACAATAATCTCAAGATGAAGCTCACCCATCCCCGATATAATTGTTTGGCCCGTCTCCTCGTCGGTTTTCACCCTGAAGGAGGGATCCTCTTTAGCCAACTTACCGAGCGCAATACCCATCTTTTCCTGATCAGCCTTGGTTTTAGGCTCAATAGCGATAGAAATAACAGGCTCTGGAAATTCCATTGACTCAAGAATGACCGGTTTATTCTCATCACAAAGCGTATCACCTGTTGTAGAAAGCTTCAGACCAACAGCTGCTGCAATATCACCGGCAGAGACCGACTTAACCTCTTCCCTCTTATTGGCGTGCATTTTAACGATTCTACCCACCCGTTCCTTCTTGCCCCTAGTCGAGTTAAATATATGAGATCCCGCATCAACCGTACCGGAGTAAACCCTGAAGAAGGTCAAATTCCCAACGAAGGGATCATTAGCAATCTTAAATGCAAGCGCGGAAAAAGGCTCAGAAGGATCCGCCTTACGTACGCCAACTTCTTCAGTACCAGGCACAACACCTTCCATAGGCGGAATATCAAGAGGTGACGGGAGGTAATCAACAACAGCATCAAGCAACTGCTGAACACCCTTATTTTTAAATGCTGAGCCACAGAGGACAGGAACAATCTTAAAGTCCAAAGTAGCGCTCCTTATTCCAGCGATAAGCTCTTCCTGAGATACTTCTTCTCCCTCGAGATATTTTTCCATTAAAGCATCATCAGACTCTGCTACCGCCTCAACGAGCATCTCTCTATACTCGTGAGCCTGCTCCTTCAAATCATCGGGAATATCTACTTCCGTATAGGTCATCCCCATCGTTTTTTCATCATAGGAAATAGCTTTCATCTTCACAAGATCCACAACACCGGAAAACTCCTCTTCAGCACCTACCGGTATCTGGAGCGCAACAGGATTGGCATTCAAACGATCCTTGATCATATCCACGCCATTAAAGAAATTGGCGCCCACCCTATCCATCTTATTTACAAAAGCAATCCTTGGCACCTTATACTTATCAGCCTGGCGCCATACCGTCTCTGACTGGGGCTCAACACCCGACACGGAACAGAAAACGGCCACCGCTCCATCCAGAACACGAAGAGACCTCTCAACCTCAATCGTAAAATCAACGTGCCCCGGTGTATCAATTATGTTAATCCTGTGATCTCTCCAGGAACAAGTTGTTGCAGCAGAGGTAATGGTAATCCCCCTCTCCTGCTCCTGCTCCATCCAGTCCATCGTAGCTGCGCCATCATGAACCTCACCGATCTTATAAGAAACACCGGTATAATAGAGAATACGCTCTGTAGTTGTTGTCTTACCGGCATCAATATGGGCCATAATACCGATATTTCTTGTAGTCTTTAATATACTCAACGTTAAACCCCTAAATTAAAATCTACCACCGATAGTGGGCAAATGCCTTATTTGCCTCAGCCATCCTATGGGTATCTTCCTTCTTCTTAAAAGCCCCACCCCTGCCATTGGCGGCGTCAAGGATTTCACCGGCCAGGCGCTCTCTCATGGTCTTTTCAGAACGATCCCTGGCATAACCAACAAGCCACTTCATGCCGAGGGCCGAACGCCTTGAAGGCCTGACCTCTACGGGCACTTGATAGGTTGCACCACCAACCCTTCTGGACTTCACCTCAACAGAAGGCCTTACATTCTCTATGGCCTTCTTAAAAACCTGAAGAGCATCTTCCTTTGCCCTCTCTTCCAGAATATCAAAAGCGCTATAGAGAATCTTTTCAGCAACACTCTTTTTCCCATCCAGCATCAGACGACAGACAAATTTGGAAACAACCTTGTCACCATACTTAGGATCGGGTAAAACATCTCTTTTCGGTATTTCTCGTCTTCTCGACATACTCTCCTCACAAACCAGACTTCTTTAACTTACTTCGGCTTCTTAGCTCCATACTTGGACCTGCCCTGCTTTCTATCCTGAACACCGGCAGTATCCAAAACGCCCCTAATCATATGATACCTTACACCAGGAAGGTCTTTAACCCTCCCACCCCTAATAACAACAACAGAGTGCTCCTGAAGGTTATGACCAACACCCGGAATATAAGAAGTAACCTCCATCCCGTTAGTAAGCCTCACCCTGGCAACCTTCCTAAGGGCCGAATTTGGCTTTTTAGGGGTTGTCGTGTAGACCCTGACACAGACACCTCTCTTTTGGGGGCACTGGTCAAGAGCAGGTGCTTTTTCTTTCTTTTTTAAGGTCTTACGACCCTTTCTAACAAGCTGATTTATAGTTGGCATTTAAATTTCTCCTCAAAATAACTACCCAACTGAGGGTTAAATCGTGATTCAATACAAAGTCCCCCAATATATACAATGAGACGCTGGATGTCAAGCATAATATGCAATCTTTTTATTTGAAAATTAAATTTTCAAAAGGAATATCATGCAACATCCTGAGCAGCATTTTCTTCAACTAGCGGCTCTTCTTCTACTTCACCTTCAATAGAAAGGTCTCTGTATCGGGGAAGGCCTGTTCCAGCCGGTACAAGCTTACCCATGATGACATTTTCCTTGAGGCCGCTAAGGTAGTCAGCCTTGCCTTCAATAGCGGCCTGCGTGAGTACCTTGGTCGTCTCCTGAAAAGAAGCTGCAGAGATGAAACTGTCCGTACTAAGTGATGCCTTTGTAATCCCAAGAAGAAGCGGTTCGGCTGTAGCCGGTGTTCCACCTTCTTCCATGATTTTTTCATTCCCGTCCCTGAACCTGACCTTCTCTACCTCATCGCCGGGGAGGAAGTCCGTATCTCCTGCATCAACAATCCTGACTCTTCTAAGCATCTGTCTGACAATAACCTCAATATGCTTATCATTGATGCCTACTCCCTGGAGGCGATAGACCTCCTGGACTTCATCGACAAGATACTTGGCAAGCTCTTTATCGCCTCTGATACGAAGAATATCATGCGGATCGATAGCCCCATCCATGAGGGATTCACCGGCCTTGATGCGATCCCCGTCATGAACACTGATATGTTTACCTTTAGGAATAAGGTATTCCTTAACATCACCTACGTCAGGAGTAACAAGAACCTGTCTTTTCCCCTTTGTATCCTTTCCAAAAGAAACGACACCATCAATTTCAGAAACAATGGCCATTTCCTTGGGCCTTCTCGCTTCAAAAAGCTCAGCAACCCTCGGAAGACCACCGGTAATGTCCTTGGTCTTCGTCGTTTCTCTCGGTATCTTGGCCAGAATATCACCTGCATCGAGCACATCACCTTCACTAACGATAATGTTAGCGCCAACAGGCATCTGATAGCGACCCGCCGTTTTCCCGGCTTCATCCTTAATGGATACCCTGGGCCTCAGTTCGGCTTCCTTACATTCGACAATAATCTTCCTTGAAAGTCCGGTAACTTCATCAACCTGTT
It includes:
- the rpsQ gene encoding 30S ribosomal protein S17; amino-acid sequence: MTDTVNRRTLIGTVISDKMEGTAVVAVERQFRHPKYNKQLRRTAKYKVHDVNNTAAAGDKVLIQECRPISKDKRWLLKDIIEKAV
- a CDS encoding 50S ribosomal protein L23, whose protein sequence is MKSYGHILKSPIITEKTTIAKEAGNVVSFVVDRDANKCEIKKSVETVFKVKVDSVRTVQVAGKRKRSRSVMGKRSNWKKAYVALKAGESIEIFEGV
- the rplE gene encoding 50S ribosomal protein L5, coding for MASLKETYSKEIEPKLIKEFGYKNKHQVPKLEKIVLNIGVGEAVQNIKVLDAAAEEMALIAGQRPVITRAKKSIAGFKLREGMPIGCCVTLRGDNMYAFFDKLIGAAIPRIRDFRGLPKKGFDGRGNYTLGIKEHIIFPDIDIDKVDKVKGLNITIVTTGGTDEEGRSLLTQLGMPFKK
- the rplP gene encoding 50S ribosomal protein L16, with the protein product MLMPKKVKYRKQMKGRMTGKPFRGCALNFGDFGLQATECGWITSRQIEAARIAMTRHIKRGGKVWVRAFPDKPVTSKPAETRMGKGKGSPEGWVAVIKPGVILYEMEGVEESVAREALRLAAHKLPVATRFVSRESQK
- the rpsH gene encoding 30S ribosomal protein S8, translated to MAMTDPLADMLTRIRNATMVKKDVAEIPASKLKTEIAKVLKSEGYIKGYKIEKDNKQGILKIALKYDDQKNSVVEGIKRVSKPGSRVYVKGSDVAKVINGYGIAILSTSKGLMVDREARKANIGGEILCNVW
- a CDS encoding type Z 30S ribosomal protein S14, whose product is MARKALVEKNKKPAKFKVREYNRCPVCGRPRGYYRKFDMCRICLREMSLKGVIPGMIKSSW
- the rplD gene encoding 50S ribosomal protein L4, whose protein sequence is MASIDVVDLNNKKIGNIELSAKVFDSDVRPEIMHSVVRLQLMNRRGGNAQTKGRSHVRGGGAKPWKQKGTGRARAGTSSSPIWVGGGTAFGPQAKTFNLGINKKTKRAALRSALSMKLKDGMLVVLDKFELTHSKTKEFVQVMKTFEAERALIVLDEENRNVDLSSRNVRGFKVMKSEGINVYDLLKHDKLFMTKESVGKIEEVLG
- the rplX gene encoding 50S ribosomal protein L24, translated to MLQANLGLKKGDTVVVTTGKDRGKRGKIIQIVNVRQKVLVEKVNIVKRHLRQDSQGGGGIMEKESPIHVSNVSYLCQKCDAPVKIMKKILDNGNKVRACAKCGEIIDR
- the rplB gene encoding 50S ribosomal protein L2, which codes for MALKLYKPTSPGVRHKSCLTFDEVSRTKPEKGLVEKLKKTGGRNSDGRITRRHAGGGHKRRYRVIDFKRDKEGIPSTVASIEYDPNRTARIALLHYADGEKRYILAPKDINIGDTVVSGPDADIKPGNALPIKNIPLGTLIHNIEMKRGKGGQIVRSAGNSAQLMAKDGRYAQVRLPSTEVRMILEDCYATVGEVGNSDHSNVSLGKAGRKRWLGVRPTVRGVAMNPVDHPHGGGEGKSSGGRHPVSPWGVPTKGYKTRSNSRSDRFIVRKRKK
- the rplV gene encoding 50S ribosomal protein L22, with the translated sequence MEAKAVLRYARISPRKARLIVNTIRGKEVGEVLRTLSFTDKKAAPMVSKIVRSAVANAEQQGVNDPDKLFVKSTFVNEGPTIKRFMPRAMGRATQILKRTSHITVVLAEAVE
- the rplC gene encoding 50S ribosomal protein L3; the protein is MKEGIIGRKLGMTQIITDDGELVPVTVVEAGPCAVVQKKNVENDGYSAVQLGFLEKRSNLVGKPEKGHFNKTKVAPQRYLRELRVEDVDGFEIGQNITVDIFSDGDVVDVTGTSKGKGMAGVMKRWGFGGARASHGAEKIHRKPGSIGCSATPSRVFKGKKMAGRMGGERVTVQNLSIAKVRAEENILLIKGAVPGHNKGLLVIKKAVKKG
- the rpmC gene encoding 50S ribosomal protein L29; this encodes MKSSELRELALEELNQKETDFREELFNLNFQHAIGKLENTARLKELRRDIARVNTLRKERLAKEGSSEA
- the rpsJ gene encoding 30S ribosomal protein S10, yielding MESQKIRIRLRAYDYKLLDQSVVEIVDTAKRTGAKIAGPIPLPTEINKYCVNRSPFIDKKSREQFEIRTHKRLLDILEPTQHTVDALMKLDLSAGVDVEIKLNP
- the rplN gene encoding 50S ribosomal protein L14, whose translation is MIQMQTILNVADNSGAKKVYCFKVLGGSKRKTAKIGDVIVVSVRESIPNAKVKKGDVHKAVIVRTVKEIGRPDGSFIRFDDNAAVIIDKNMEPVGTRIFGPVARELRARKFMKIVSLAPEVL
- the rpsC gene encoding 30S ribosomal protein S3, which codes for MGQKVNPVGFRLGVIKDWDSRWYAKKGYSNLIHEDLKIRTFLKKKLNHAGVSRIEIERTANKMRVNIHSARPGLVIGKKGSEIDALRNEIKHFTDKEIFININEVRKAEIDAQLVAENVALQMERRVHHRRAMKKSVTSAMKLGAKGIKISCAGRLGGHEMSRTEWYREGRVPLHTLRADIDYGFAEAKTTYGIIGVKVWIFKGEVLEKREEKILEV
- the tuf gene encoding elongation factor Tu, which codes for MAKEKFERTKPHCNVGTIGHVDHGKTTLTAAITRVLSAGGGAEFKGYDQIDNAPEERERGITIATAHVEYETSDRHYAHVDCPGHADYVKNMITGAAQMDGAILVVSAADGPMPQTREHILLARQVGVPAITVFLNKADMVDDEELMELVELEVRELLSKYEFPGDDIPVVAGSALQALECGCGKEDCPKCKPILDLMANVDSYIPQPERDIDKPFLMPVEDVFSISGRGTVVTGRVESGVINVNEEVEIVGMKETQKTVVTGVEMFRKLLDRGEAGDNIGALIRGVKREEVERGQVLAKPGSITPHTKFKGEAYILTKEEGGRHTPFFNGYRPQFYFRTTDVTGVVTLPDGVEMVMPGDNVSVEVVLITPIAMDKELRFAIREGGRTVGAGVVSEIIE
- the rpsS gene encoding 30S ribosomal protein S19; protein product: MARSIKKGPYVEDSLLRKVASAQESGSKQMIKTWSRRSTITPDFIGITFAVHNGKKFVPVYITENMVGHKLGEFASTRTFYGHIGGKKAKMK